Proteins encoded by one window of Planktothrix tepida PCC 9214:
- the ispF gene encoding 2-C-methyl-D-erythritol 2,4-cyclodiphosphate synthase, producing MNIRIGNGYDIHKLVTGRPLILGGIKISHELGLLGHSDADVLTHAIMDAMLGALSLGDIGHYFPPTDEKWAGADSLVLLKQVNQLILERGWKVGNIDSVIVAERPKLKPHIKAMCYMLTTTLNLDLDQISVKATTNEKLGPVGREEGIAAYAVALLEKVN from the coding sequence ATGAATATTCGCATTGGCAATGGGTATGATATTCATAAATTAGTTACCGGACGACCCTTAATTTTAGGCGGGATAAAAATTAGCCATGAATTAGGGTTATTAGGACATAGTGATGCGGATGTTTTAACCCATGCCATTATGGATGCTATGTTAGGCGCTTTAAGTTTAGGAGATATTGGGCATTACTTCCCACCAACGGATGAAAAATGGGCGGGTGCAGATAGTTTAGTATTATTAAAGCAGGTGAATCAACTGATTTTAGAACGGGGTTGGAAAGTCGGGAATATTGATTCTGTAATTGTTGCAGAACGTCCGAAATTAAAACCTCATATTAAAGCCATGTGCTATATGCTGACTACAACATTAAACTTAGATCTTGATCAAATTAGTGTCAAAGCAACCACTAATGAAAAATTAGGCCCCGTTGGTCGTGAGGAAGGCATTGCAGCTTATGCAGTAGCGTTATTAGAAAAAGTAAATTAA
- a CDS encoding pyruvate kinase, whose product MKPQQRYTSAELSRAITIERAIRSVTELRQTAISLEEELADLLQKTSPACRESAYNLVHYLAIRRHDLRELQRELIRLGLSSLGRMEAHVMASLDAVLGTLYRLDQRPIPSDLEQEAPITFAVGSALLAENAVAILGPSPKQHNTRVMVTIPSEAAHDPKIIYNLLAQGMNVMRINCAHDHPEAWEKMILNLRAAQRQLGKSCRISFDLAGPKLRTEQIEPGPELIKCKPTRNVLGQVIKPEKIYFTSQPHTLPDKNNVIPIQGNLLELAKVEDQIRLTDTRGSRRFLNVIEVNKTTCICESNKTTYLVSDTKLSLYRGKKLIAKDTVTQISPQPQAITLAEGDSLLIIQGEILGKSAVLDEQGNLIQPACIGCSLPEVFRDVKIGERIFFDDGKIAGIIREVFENRFRVEITSVVNGKDKLKSEKGINLPDTTLNLPALTEKDIQDLEFIAQFGDMVALSFVQQPEDIEQLITELKRAGGEHLGIILKIENQQAFDQLPRLLLTAMQHPPLAVMVARGDLGVELGFERLSEVQEEILWLCEAAHIPVIWATQVLESLAKGGMPSRAEVTDAAMGSRAECVMLNKGAYIDKALQFLCDVLGRMQAHQDKKTSMLRKLSISDL is encoded by the coding sequence ATGAAACCACAACAGCGATATACATCTGCTGAACTGTCTCGTGCGATTACCATTGAAAGAGCGATTCGTTCTGTAACCGAACTCCGACAAACCGCCATATCCCTAGAAGAAGAATTAGCTGATTTACTACAAAAAACCTCTCCAGCTTGTCGAGAAAGTGCCTATAATTTAGTTCACTATTTAGCCATCCGTCGTCATGATCTGCGGGAATTACAACGGGAATTAATTCGATTAGGATTAAGTTCTTTAGGACGTATGGAAGCCCATGTAATGGCATCTTTAGATGCTGTTTTAGGCACATTATATCGCTTAGATCAACGCCCTATTCCCTCTGATTTAGAACAGGAAGCCCCCATCACCTTTGCGGTCGGGAGTGCCCTATTAGCAGAAAACGCTGTCGCCATATTAGGCCCTAGTCCTAAACAACATAACACCCGCGTCATGGTAACAATTCCCAGTGAAGCCGCCCATGATCCTAAAATTATTTATAATTTATTAGCTCAAGGGATGAATGTGATGCGAATTAATTGCGCCCATGATCATCCTGAAGCTTGGGAAAAAATGATCCTAAATTTACGCGCTGCTCAACGACAACTAGGGAAATCCTGCCGCATTTCCTTTGATTTAGCGGGGCCAAAATTACGCACAGAACAGATTGAACCTGGGCCAGAATTAATCAAATGCAAACCGACGCGCAACGTTTTAGGACAAGTTATTAAACCGGAAAAAATTTATTTTACTTCTCAACCTCATACCTTACCCGATAAAAATAATGTAATTCCGATTCAAGGAAATTTACTAGAACTGGCAAAAGTTGAGGATCAAATTCGCTTGACTGATACCAGGGGAAGCCGTCGATTTTTGAACGTAATCGAAGTCAATAAAACCACTTGTATTTGTGAAAGTAATAAAACAACTTATCTTGTTTCTGATACTAAATTATCTTTGTATCGAGGGAAGAAATTAATCGCCAAAGATACTGTTACTCAAATTTCGCCCCAACCTCAAGCCATTACCTTAGCAGAAGGCGATTCACTCCTGATTATTCAAGGAGAAATTTTAGGAAAATCGGCGGTTTTAGATGAACAGGGAAATCTCATCCAACCAGCTTGTATCGGTTGTAGTTTACCTGAAGTTTTTCGAGATGTAAAAATCGGGGAACGGATCTTTTTTGATGATGGAAAAATAGCAGGTATTATTCGAGAAGTATTTGAAAATCGGTTTCGAGTTGAAATTACATCCGTTGTCAATGGGAAAGATAAACTCAAAAGTGAAAAAGGCATTAATCTTCCCGATACTACGTTAAATCTTCCAGCTTTAACAGAAAAAGATATTCAAGATTTAGAATTTATTGCTCAATTTGGAGATATGGTAGCACTTTCTTTTGTGCAGCAACCTGAAGATATTGAACAATTAATTACAGAATTAAAACGAGCCGGAGGAGAACATTTAGGGATCATTTTAAAAATTGAAAATCAACAAGCTTTTGATCAACTTCCTCGATTGTTATTAACAGCGATGCAACATCCTCCCCTGGCTGTTATGGTCGCACGGGGAGACTTAGGTGTAGAATTAGGATTTGAACGACTTTCAGAAGTTCAAGAAGAGATTTTATGGCTGTGTGAAGCCGCTCATATTCCGGTTATTTGGGCAACTCAGGTGTTAGAATCTTTGGCAAAAGGAGGAATGCCATCTCGTGCAGAAGTAACGGATGCAGCCATGGGAAGTCGGGCAGAATGTGTGATGTTAAATAAAGGCGCTTATATTGATAAAGCATTACAATTTCTCTGTGATGTCTTAGGACGAATGCAAGCCCACCAAGACAAAAAAACCTCAATGTTAAGAAAGTTGAGTATTTCCGATTTATAA
- a CDS encoding Gfo/Idh/MocA family protein, whose translation MTTDTKVGIAVIGTGFGKKVHIPAFQDHPKTEVVAVYHRDLEKAKAIASSHNIPYAFNSIDEIFALPEVQGVAISTPPFLHFEMAKQALNAGKHLLLEKPTTLTVQEAKYLYQLAESKGRITSLDFEFRFIPPWQQFAQLLTENYVGQKRLIKIDWLVSSRADESRPWNWYAQKDKGGGVLGAIGSHSFDYISWLFGSIKRLCGQLNTTIPLRPDPEAGGELKPVDADDICTLILELNDGTPCQVCLSSVTYQGRGHWVEVYGSEGTLILGSDNQQDYVHGFRLWGSKKGEALSEISIPEQLEFPQIYPDGRIAPLMRVINQWISGIEQGKSLEPSLKEGVYSQLLMDLTHESNETGTWVNVPPFEPFLKSE comes from the coding sequence ATGACAACAGACACAAAAGTTGGTATTGCTGTAATTGGGACAGGATTCGGTAAAAAAGTTCATATTCCTGCCTTTCAAGACCATCCTAAAACCGAAGTTGTAGCCGTTTATCATCGAGATTTAGAAAAAGCAAAAGCGATCGCATCTAGCCATAATATTCCCTATGCTTTTAATAGCATTGATGAGATTTTTGCCTTACCTGAAGTCCAAGGAGTGGCGATTTCAACGCCCCCATTTTTACATTTTGAAATGGCAAAACAAGCCCTCAATGCTGGCAAACATTTATTATTAGAAAAACCGACAACACTTACAGTTCAAGAAGCCAAATATCTCTATCAACTTGCTGAATCTAAAGGCCGTATAACCAGCTTAGATTTTGAATTTCGGTTTATTCCCCCTTGGCAACAGTTTGCCCAACTCTTAACCGAAAATTATGTCGGTCAAAAAAGATTGATCAAAATTGATTGGTTAGTCTCCAGTCGTGCCGATGAAAGCCGTCCTTGGAATTGGTATGCTCAAAAAGACAAAGGAGGCGGTGTATTAGGCGCTATTGGTTCCCATAGTTTTGATTATATTTCCTGGTTATTTGGTTCAATTAAACGCCTCTGTGGGCAACTCAATACTACCATTCCCTTACGTCCTGATCCTGAAGCGGGAGGGGAATTAAAACCCGTTGATGCGGATGATATTTGTACCTTAATTTTAGAACTCAATGATGGCACGCCTTGTCAAGTTTGTTTAAGCTCTGTCACCTATCAAGGACGAGGACATTGGGTAGAAGTTTATGGCAGTGAAGGAACCTTAATTTTAGGAAGTGATAATCAACAAGATTATGTACATGGATTTCGGCTATGGGGAAGCAAGAAAGGTGAAGCTTTAAGCGAAATTTCGATTCCTGAACAATTAGAATTTCCTCAAATTTATCCTGATGGTCGGATTGCGCCTTTAATGCGAGTTATTAATCAATGGATAAGCGGAATTGAACAAGGAAAAAGTTTAGAACCCTCCTTAAAAGAAGGGGTTTATTCTCAATTGCTAATGGATTTAACCCATGAATCCAATGAAACCGGAACTTGGGTTAATGTCCCCCCATTTGAACCCTTTTTAAAGTCTGAATAA
- the gshB gene encoding glutathione synthase: MKFAFIIDPIGKLNPSHDTSVALMEAAQVLGHEIWVTQVHQLNVIEGQTWALLTPVRLTPIVRDQGRWVVGEIWFSIEQPTLQPLENMDAVFMRTDPPVTIPYLYATYLLDYINSEKTLVINSPHGLRTANEKMYALQFKDCIPTTIVSRDKRVIREFVEQESAAVLKPLGGKAGEGILFLEPSDRNLNSLIEISTQQGLYPVMIQRFLPEAKDGDKRIILLDGEAIGAVNRIPTGQEFRGNMAVGGRVAKTEITDREYEICQKLAPKLIADGLYFVGIDVIGGYLTEVNVTSPTGIREIDLLDNVSLGEKVIAWVENKIKTRL, encoded by the coding sequence ATGAAATTTGCCTTCATCATTGACCCCATCGGAAAATTAAATCCCAGCCATGATACCAGCGTTGCTTTAATGGAAGCCGCGCAAGTTTTAGGACATGAAATCTGGGTGACACAAGTGCATCAATTAAATGTGATTGAGGGTCAAACCTGGGCACTTTTAACGCCAGTTCGCCTCACCCCCATTGTTAGGGATCAAGGTCGTTGGGTTGTCGGTGAAATTTGGTTTTCTATTGAGCAACCGACCCTTCAACCTTTAGAAAATATGGATGCGGTGTTTATGCGAACCGATCCCCCTGTAACAATTCCCTATCTCTATGCTACCTATCTTTTAGATTATATTAACTCTGAAAAAACTTTGGTGATTAATTCACCTCATGGGTTAAGAACAGCGAATGAAAAAATGTATGCGCTGCAATTTAAAGATTGTATCCCGACAACGATTGTGAGTCGAGATAAACGGGTCATTCGAGAATTTGTTGAACAAGAAAGTGCCGCAGTTTTGAAACCATTAGGTGGAAAAGCAGGAGAAGGAATTTTATTTTTAGAACCTAGCGATCGCAATCTCAATTCTTTAATTGAAATTAGCACTCAACAAGGGTTATATCCAGTGATGATTCAACGATTTTTACCCGAAGCTAAAGACGGAGATAAGCGAATTATTCTATTAGATGGAGAAGCCATTGGTGCAGTTAATCGCATTCCCACAGGTCAAGAATTTAGAGGAAATATGGCTGTGGGCGGACGAGTCGCTAAAACAGAAATTACAGATCGAGAGTATGAAATTTGTCAGAAATTAGCCCCTAAATTAATTGCAGATGGCTTATATTTTGTCGGAATTGATGTGATTGGAGGCTATTTAACAGAAGTGAATGTTACCAGTCCGACGGGAATTCGAGAAATTGATTTATTAGATAACGTTTCTTTAGGAGAAAAAGTAATAGCATGGGTAGAAAATAAAATTAAGACTCGTTTGTAA
- a CDS encoding trypsin-like serine protease, which produces MSTSLTVIAPQPRISVPTSNPNNPAYLVQPGMGLDGVVKIQEINGHSCSGSLLTTGRHILTVAHCVTDEFGQADYSSPSEYTVYFDLPSGTVSIPVSQIYIHPDWTSDTNYNNDIAILELSQPAPEAANRYEIYTGADEVGQIMQKVGYGVPATGNSGEADYSDLVLTKRMGQNRYEASGELFNSYPYYYSNQPGKQLVYDFDNGLPQNDAFGREFGINDLGLGLSEVNISPGDSGGPAFINGKIAGLTSNGFRSATPGIDVTNALDDSFGEYASDTRVSVYADWINQIINSSPYSGNDDIVGTINNDFLYGYQGNDTLNGLGGDDHLFGGKGEDNLYGDEGNDLLYGNLEFDILWGGLGDDFLAGGQDFDYLYGEEGNDTLTGDQGSDYLTGGSGSDLFILSLATANSDQLLADTIDDFEPSFVDKIGLTEGLTEANLTLELSTNFYSNLPETVIRVTSSNQILGVVSNISPEQLQGRFISV; this is translated from the coding sequence ATGTCAACTTCTTTAACGGTAATTGCACCTCAACCTCGGATTTCAGTTCCCACCTCTAATCCCAATAATCCGGCTTATCTTGTACAACCTGGAATGGGGTTAGATGGTGTTGTTAAAATTCAAGAAATTAATGGTCATAGCTGTAGCGGATCATTGCTAACAACCGGACGTCATATTTTAACGGTTGCCCATTGTGTCACAGATGAATTCGGACAAGCTGATTATAGTTCTCCTTCAGAATATACGGTTTATTTTGATTTACCGTCTGGGACAGTCTCGATTCCCGTTTCTCAAATTTATATTCATCCCGATTGGACTTCTGATACTAATTATAACAATGATATTGCTATTTTAGAACTTTCTCAACCTGCACCTGAAGCCGCTAATCGCTATGAAATTTATACCGGGGCTGATGAAGTAGGACAGATTATGCAAAAAGTAGGCTATGGTGTTCCAGCAACGGGAAATTCTGGAGAAGCCGATTATTCTGATCTAGTTTTAACTAAACGAATGGGGCAAAATCGTTATGAAGCTTCTGGCGAATTATTTAATAGTTATCCTTATTATTATAGTAACCAACCTGGAAAACAATTAGTTTATGATTTTGATAATGGCTTACCCCAAAATGATGCCTTTGGGCGAGAATTTGGCATTAACGATTTAGGATTAGGATTATCAGAAGTTAATATTAGCCCTGGAGATTCAGGGGGGCCAGCCTTTATTAATGGAAAAATTGCGGGTTTGACCTCTAATGGTTTTAGGTCAGCCACACCGGGTATTGATGTTACTAATGCCTTAGATGATAGCTTTGGAGAATATGCTTCCGATACGAGGGTTTCAGTTTATGCAGATTGGATTAATCAAATTATTAATTCTTCTCCCTATAGTGGTAATGATGATATTGTTGGCACGATTAATAATGATTTTCTCTATGGATATCAAGGGAATGATACCCTCAACGGTTTAGGGGGAGATGATCATTTATTTGGGGGAAAAGGGGAAGATAATCTTTATGGAGATGAGGGAAATGATCTTCTTTATGGAAATTTAGAGTTTGATATTCTCTGGGGTGGATTGGGAGATGATTTTTTAGCGGGAGGTCAAGATTTTGACTATCTCTATGGAGAAGAAGGAAATGATACCTTAACAGGAGATCAAGGCAGTGACTATTTAACCGGAGGAAGTGGCTCTGATCTTTTTATTTTGTCTTTAGCAACGGCAAATTCAGATCAATTGTTAGCAGATACTATTGATGATTTTGAACCCAGTTTTGTTGATAAGATTGGCTTAACAGAAGGTCTAACAGAAGCCAATTTAACCTTAGAACTTTCGACCAATTTCTATTCTAACTTACCTGAAACGGTCATTCGGGTCACAAGCTCAAATCAAATTTTAGGGGTAGTTTCTAATATTTCTCCTGAACAACTTCAAGGTCGTTTTATTTCTGTTTAA
- a CDS encoding 2OG-Fe(II) oxygenase yields the protein MHNPTLTPTIQDIQVTLLLLGGYQYGITLPSNSPLLLNLLNAVVHRTEQNRDEPPKLFQIPVNGQQQALWFSSDSLVGVITEPPIFIKTQSPSLPPTPKAELFNINYWQIDNFLSPEEHQTLLDYAIKQEGNYELTGPATNTADYPEHRNSLVLYYSPEFADIILNRVRAVFWKALEHLNIPPFAITHIDAQLTAHNHGHYFRIHNDNGSERDATRTLTYVYYFYREPKAFTGGELLIYDTHWHGEDAYSKLENFKTIEPLNNRIIFFYSGLMHEVLPVYCPSKQFADSRFTINGWARK from the coding sequence ATGCACAACCCAACACTCACACCGACTATTCAAGACATTCAGGTGACGTTACTGCTTCTCGGTGGCTATCAATATGGGATCACGTTACCCTCTAATTCTCCTTTACTCTTAAATTTATTAAATGCAGTGGTTCATCGAACAGAACAAAATCGAGATGAACCGCCTAAATTGTTTCAAATTCCGGTCAATGGACAGCAGCAAGCCTTATGGTTTTCCAGTGATTCTTTAGTGGGGGTGATCACCGAACCTCCAATTTTTATTAAAACTCAATCTCCTTCCCTTCCCCCGACACCGAAAGCTGAACTTTTTAATATTAACTATTGGCAAATTGATAATTTTTTATCTCCAGAAGAACATCAAACTCTTCTCGATTATGCGATTAAACAAGAAGGAAACTATGAATTAACTGGCCCCGCAACAAACACGGCTGATTATCCCGAACATCGAAATTCTTTAGTGTTGTATTATTCTCCAGAATTTGCTGATATTATTCTCAACCGAGTTAGGGCTGTGTTTTGGAAAGCTTTAGAACACCTGAATATTCCTCCTTTTGCGATTACTCATATTGATGCTCAACTCACCGCCCATAATCACGGCCACTATTTCCGCATTCATAATGATAATGGTTCAGAAAGAGATGCAACTCGAACGTTAACTTATGTTTATTATTTCTATCGAGAACCCAAAGCTTTTACCGGAGGAGAATTATTAATTTATGATACCCATTGGCACGGTGAAGATGCTTACTCAAAATTAGAAAATTTTAAAACCATCGAACCTTTGAATAATCGCATTATCTTTTTTTATAGCGGTTTAATGCACGAAGTTTTACCCGTTTATTGTCCGTCTAAACAATTTGCGGATAGTCGATTTACAATTAATGGTTGGGCTAGAAAATAA
- a CDS encoding PAS domain-containing protein: MVHNQDQGFFSKKSINSAIALSKIIGNLKRMFEFFKAFFENTIILEGFAPLCYPNAISNIPLQSSILGTEGLMIIAQYALAGWLIYRQLRGSELQTSPTVESTSWVRRVLTRFSFKPSTAQPQLSLGTLLILGLIANGTLHLIYLLREFYPTHNALAISQAVFTVLFLGSVGRLILLLTQSATGIFPPTPSVEFFNSCESCHHQIISSQSSSKLDKLRANFSYLFRLDTTFPIKLNLQEPLEEVLKLTKFSIDKAADAIFWVGEDGQILYVNDAACRSLGYAPEELLKLTIHNINPDFPESSWSLHWKILRRCGSLNIEARHRTKHNRVFPVEITISHLNFNGKEYQCAFARDISDRKQIERTLRERQGEFRSLVSNIPGAVYRGILEEDRMMVFLSQGIETITGYPPSDFIQNRVRSFNSIIHADDVDKVKRKIRVSLESRQPYILEYRLIGVDGTIRWVYEKGQVIVTDEESTCWLNGAIFDITEKRQASEALKASEERLKLALAGTDQGLWDWNLVSGEVYFSPQWSSMLGYDSNKIQGKARSWLKLVHPDDRESVIAVLKQHLAGETPFCEMEHRMLSHAGEWKWILNHGKVVVHDEQQQPIRMTGTVKDISDRKKTEEALRQSEARERAKAQQLELTLRELGQAQAQLIQTEKLSSLGQLVAGIAHEINNPITFIYGNITYASQYIQDLLELIALYQQYYPQPDAEILQHQETIELNFILDDLPKILSSMEVGANRIREIVLSLRNFSRLDEADMKPVNIHDGLENTLLILQHRLRPQAGSPREKRNPSIQVIKEYGNLPKTECYPGQLNQVFMNVLSNAIDALLEGESKFIHPPQCLNSPAVGWQISSTTPTIRIHTELNDMNRVVIRITDNGAGMTDRVKHRLFEPFFTTKPVGKGTGLGLAISYQIIAKHQGKLTCYSELGKGTEFVIELPLKQEFRQNPTLLLEVQSSTA, encoded by the coding sequence GTGGTACACAATCAAGATCAGGGCTTTTTCTCCAAAAAGTCTATTAACTCTGCTATTGCCCTCTCTAAAATCATCGGCAATTTAAAGCGAATGTTTGAATTTTTTAAAGCCTTTTTTGAAAATACCATTATTTTAGAGGGATTTGCACCCCTCTGTTATCCCAATGCCATCAGTAATATTCCCTTACAATCCTCTATTCTGGGTACAGAAGGGCTGATGATTATAGCTCAGTACGCCTTAGCGGGGTGGCTGATTTATCGTCAACTCAGAGGTTCAGAATTACAGACATCCCCAACGGTAGAATCAACGTCCTGGGTGCGTCGAGTTTTAACCAGGTTTTCCTTCAAGCCTTCGACCGCTCAACCTCAATTGTCCCTGGGAACATTGTTAATCTTGGGTTTAATCGCCAATGGAACACTTCATCTGATCTATCTGTTGCGAGAATTCTATCCCACCCATAATGCCCTCGCTATCAGTCAAGCTGTGTTTACAGTTCTGTTTTTGGGGAGCGTCGGGAGATTGATTCTCCTACTGACTCAATCCGCCACGGGGATTTTCCCACCTACCCCATCGGTTGAATTTTTCAATAGTTGTGAAAGTTGCCATCATCAAATTATTTCTTCTCAAAGCTCTTCAAAATTAGATAAACTTCGAGCCAATTTCTCTTACTTATTTAGATTAGATACAACTTTTCCCATTAAATTAAATCTCCAGGAACCCCTAGAAGAAGTCCTGAAACTAACTAAATTTTCCATTGATAAAGCCGCCGATGCGATTTTTTGGGTGGGAGAAGACGGACAAATTTTATATGTGAATGATGCTGCTTGTCGATCTCTGGGTTATGCACCTGAAGAATTATTAAAGTTGACCATTCATAATATTAATCCTGATTTTCCTGAATCCTCTTGGTCATTACATTGGAAAATTTTAAGGCGTTGTGGATCTTTGAATATTGAAGCTCGCCATCGTACCAAACATAACCGAGTTTTTCCGGTTGAAATTACGATTAGTCATCTCAATTTTAATGGAAAAGAATATCAATGTGCCTTTGCACGAGATATTAGCGATCGCAAACAAATTGAACGAACATTACGCGAACGTCAAGGAGAATTTCGTTCCTTAGTCTCTAATATTCCCGGTGCAGTCTATCGGGGAATCTTAGAAGAAGACCGGATGATGGTGTTTCTCAGTCAAGGGATTGAAACGATTACGGGATATCCCCCCAGTGATTTTATTCAAAATCGAGTCCGCTCTTTTAATAGTATTATTCATGCCGATGATGTAGATAAAGTCAAGCGTAAGATTCGGGTCAGTTTAGAATCTCGACAGCCTTACATTTTAGAATATCGCTTAATTGGAGTTGATGGAACCATTCGCTGGGTTTATGAAAAAGGACAAGTTATTGTGACCGATGAAGAATCAACTTGTTGGTTAAATGGTGCTATTTTTGATATTACTGAAAAACGCCAAGCATCGGAAGCTTTGAAAGCCAGTGAAGAACGGTTAAAATTAGCGTTAGCCGGAACCGATCAAGGATTATGGGATTGGAATTTAGTCAGTGGAGAGGTTTATTTTAGTCCCCAATGGAGTTCGATGTTGGGGTATGACAGCAACAAAATTCAAGGAAAAGCTCGTTCTTGGTTAAAGTTAGTTCATCCTGATGATCGAGAATCCGTAATTGCTGTTCTGAAACAACATTTAGCCGGAGAAACCCCATTTTGTGAAATGGAACATCGAATGTTAAGCCATGCTGGGGAATGGAAATGGATTCTCAATCATGGTAAAGTTGTGGTGCACGATGAGCAACAACAACCCATCCGCATGACGGGAACCGTTAAAGATATTAGCGATCGCAAAAAAACAGAAGAAGCTCTACGCCAATCAGAAGCTAGAGAACGCGCTAAAGCGCAACAATTAGAACTGACTTTAAGAGAATTAGGACAAGCACAAGCGCAACTGATTCAAACCGAAAAATTATCCAGTTTAGGTCAATTAGTCGCCGGAATTGCCCATGAAATTAATAACCCCATTACGTTTATTTATGGCAATATTACCTATGCCAGTCAATATATCCAAGACTTATTAGAATTAATCGCTCTGTATCAACAGTATTATCCCCAACCCGATGCTGAAATTCTACAACATCAAGAAACCATTGAGTTAAATTTTATCCTCGATGATTTACCTAAAATTTTATCTTCTATGGAAGTCGGAGCCAACCGTATTCGAGAAATTGTTCTCTCCCTACGGAATTTTTCTCGCTTGGATGAAGCAGACATGAAACCTGTGAATATTCATGATGGGTTGGAGAATACTTTATTAATTTTACAACATCGGCTTCGCCCCCAAGCAGGTAGCCCTAGGGAAAAACGAAATCCCTCCATTCAAGTGATTAAAGAATATGGTAACTTACCGAAAACCGAATGTTATCCCGGTCAGTTGAATCAAGTTTTTATGAATGTTCTCAGTAATGCCATTGATGCGTTATTAGAAGGAGAATCTAAGTTTATTCATCCTCCCCAGTGCTTGAATTCCCCGGCGGTGGGATGGCAGATTTCTTCCACAACCCCAACCATTCGGATTCACACCGAATTAAATGACATGAATCGAGTAGTGATCCGCATTACTGACAATGGCGCTGGGATGACAGATCGAGTCAAACATCGTTTATTTGAACCCTTTTTTACGACAAAACCCGTTGGAAAAGGAACGGGTTTAGGATTAGCTATTAGTTATCAAATTATTGCCAAACATCAGGGTAAATTAACCTGCTATTCAGAATTAGGAAAAGGCACAGAATTTGTTATTGAACTCCCTTTAAAACAAGAGTTTAGACAAAATCCTACCCTGCTGTTAGAAGTACAGTCCTCCACCGCCTGA